The following are encoded together in the Nyctibius grandis isolate bNycGra1 chromosome 5, bNycGra1.pri, whole genome shotgun sequence genome:
- the LOC137663998 gene encoding calmodulin, striated muscle: MAERLSEEKIAEFKEAFSLFDRDGDGCITTKELGTVMRSLGQNPTEAELQDMVGEVDADGSGTVDFPEFLSLMARKMRDTDSEEEIREAFRVFDKDGNGYISVAELRHVMTNLGEKLTDEEVDEMIKEADCNDDGQVNYEEFVRMMTEK; encoded by the coding sequence ATGGCGGAGCGGCTGTCGGAGGAGAAGATCGCCGAGTTCAAGGAGGCTTTTTCCCTCTTCGACCGCGACGGAGACGGTTGTATCACCACGAAGGAGTTGGGCACCGTCATGCGCTCGCTGGGGCAAAACCCCACCGAAGCGGAGCTGCAGGACATGGTGGGGGAGGTGGACGCCGACGGCAGCGGCACCGTGGACTTCCCCGAGTTCCTCTCGCTGATGGCGAGGAAGATGAGGGACACGGACAGCGAGGAGGAGATCCGCGAGGCCTTCCGCGTCTTCGACAAGGACGGCAACGGCTACATCAGCGTGGCGGAGCTGCGGCACGTCATGACCAACCTGGGCGAGAAGCTGACGGACGAGGAGGTGGACGAGATGATCAAGGAGGCCGACTGCAACGACGACGGCCAGGTCAACTACGAGGAGTTCGTGAGGATGATGACGGAGAAGTGA